In Kordia antarctica, the following proteins share a genomic window:
- a CDS encoding alpha/beta fold hydrolase produces MILSIIIAFIIIPVIAIAGYQHYKIGQQPAYNANETLLNYEIVGSGENKLVLLHGLTGSLNYWKRDMDNITTTHKLLLVDLIGFGNSPKPKSDYSLSVQLRALEIILKKKGFNDGNIIIGGHSMGAIISLALLEKHPNWFKAGIFVSIPVYKDADEFKQVMSTHSFVDRISTSKLSKYICMIHPIFMSRAFKPNNLTDDVYEDAQKHHWQSYYYSLNEVILKTDVFALVKNIKDKDVLFIHGEKDTTAPLENALSLLKVFTNAKIVTSTEGDHQFFLQEADFVWQTIQGFSNSKKIFINNTIR; encoded by the coding sequence ATGATTCTTTCAATTATTATAGCTTTCATAATTATTCCAGTAATCGCAATTGCTGGCTATCAGCATTACAAGATTGGTCAGCAACCAGCCTATAATGCCAACGAAACGCTCTTGAATTATGAAATAGTAGGTTCTGGAGAAAACAAACTTGTTTTGTTACACGGGTTAACAGGATCATTAAACTATTGGAAGCGTGATATGGATAATATCACAACCACACATAAACTTCTTTTGGTGGATCTTATAGGCTTTGGTAATTCGCCAAAACCAAAAAGTGATTATTCACTTTCTGTTCAACTGCGAGCTCTTGAGATAATTCTTAAAAAGAAAGGATTCAATGATGGAAATATCATAATAGGTGGACATTCTATGGGAGCCATAATTTCTTTGGCTCTGTTGGAGAAACATCCTAATTGGTTCAAAGCAGGCATTTTTGTAAGTATACCTGTTTACAAAGATGCTGATGAATTTAAGCAAGTTATGTCCACACATTCTTTTGTGGATAGAATTTCAACCAGCAAGCTTTCTAAATATATCTGTATGATACATCCCATTTTTATGTCACGTGCATTTAAACCAAATAACCTAACTGATGATGTATATGAAGATGCACAAAAGCATCATTGGCAGAGTTATTATTATTCATTGAACGAAGTAATTCTTAAAACTGATGTATTCGCTTTAGTCAAAAACATAAAAGATAAAGATGTATTATTTATTCACGGAGAAAAAGACACTACTGCACCTCTCGAAAATGCCTTAAGCTTATTGAAGGTATTTACAAACGCAAAAATTGTTACTTCTACTGAAGGAGATCATCAATTCTTTTTACAAGAAGCAGATTTCGTTTGGCAAACCATTCAGGGTTTTAGCAATTCGAAAAAAATATTTATAAATAACACTATCAGATGA
- a CDS encoding 6-phosphofructokinase, translated as MRTNKIEHIGVFTSGGDSPGMNAALYAIAKAAKANGIKLTGIRKGYEGLIDGDFTTLKPPELQKLSHTGGTMLKTARSKRFMELEGRKKALQTLHTNNIDALIAIGGDGTFKGLLAFSEICDLPFIGIPGTIDNDISGTDYTLGFDSAVNTAIENIDKIRDTAESHNRVFIVEVMGRDSGYIALHSGLTTGADAILIPESGKDFIYLLDKVKNYDSEDAFLVVVSEGDEIGAELVSSKIKELNINVDLRITKLGHVQRGGNPSAMDRMLGIRMGVAAVEQLLNGNSNKMVGVLNNQLHLTPFEEVVKQHQVNDELKALLKLFSK; from the coding sequence ATGAGAACGAATAAAATTGAACATATAGGCGTTTTCACCTCTGGAGGCGATAGCCCTGGAATGAATGCTGCATTATACGCAATAGCAAAAGCCGCTAAAGCAAATGGTATAAAATTAACTGGAATTCGTAAAGGGTACGAAGGGTTGATAGATGGAGATTTTACAACATTGAAACCCCCCGAATTACAAAAATTGTCGCATACAGGTGGTACCATGCTAAAAACAGCAAGAAGCAAACGCTTTATGGAATTGGAAGGACGTAAAAAAGCATTACAAACCTTACACACAAATAATATAGATGCCTTGATAGCCATTGGTGGTGATGGCACTTTTAAAGGCTTATTGGCTTTTTCAGAAATATGTGACCTTCCATTTATTGGGATTCCTGGAACCATCGACAATGATATTTCTGGTACAGATTATACACTGGGTTTTGATTCCGCAGTAAATACCGCCATTGAAAACATAGATAAAATAAGGGATACCGCTGAATCACACAATCGGGTTTTTATAGTTGAAGTTATGGGTAGAGATTCCGGCTATATTGCCCTTCATTCTGGATTGACCACAGGTGCGGATGCCATATTAATTCCAGAGAGCGGCAAAGACTTTATTTACCTATTGGATAAGGTGAAAAATTACGATAGTGAAGATGCTTTTCTTGTCGTGGTTTCTGAAGGCGATGAAATAGGAGCCGAACTTGTTTCATCAAAAATAAAAGAATTAAATATAAATGTGGATTTACGTATAACGAAGCTTGGTCACGTGCAGCGAGGAGGAAATCCTTCTGCTATGGATAGAATGCTAGGGATTAGAATGGGAGTTGCTGCCGTTGAACAATTATTAAATGGAAATAGTAATAAAATGGTAGGGGTTTTAAACAACCAATTGCACCTAACACCTTTTGAAGAAGTCGTCAAACAGCATCAAGTAAATGATGAGTTAAAGGCATTGTTAAAACTTTTTAGCAAATAG
- a CDS encoding MgtC/SapB family protein, which produces MIETLKNINPFILGILISSGIGLILGLEREYDKLKDEQGFAGIRTFPIVAIVGFILGNLSVLYTPWLVIIIAAAFLLFLALSHLSIVQKHTMTGITTNLALFATLILGVMVSNHLHKEAVATAVIIVTLLSLKTTFRSFIQNITSEELFAFIKFSIIALLILPFLPNKDYGSEGLLNPFEIGSIVVIVSFLNFIGYFLVKYVGSKRGILLTAILGGLISSTAVAWIYASRSKESPELSKQYAAGIVIASAIMFPRLAVLAYIFNNSLLQYLALPFGLLTLICLISALILIKKDSDRPKTDIKLGNPLNIWNAIGFGGIYVVILFAVFYGNKFFGESGLYYSAIIAGLADTDAITINMSKFASIDNKLILATNVIITATISNMVVKLGIAFFKGSKLAGKLVMLAFGSVIVVGVIYILFRSWTS; this is translated from the coding sequence ATGATAGAAACCTTAAAAAATATAAACCCATTCATTCTCGGTATTCTGATTAGTTCAGGTATTGGGCTTATTCTTGGTTTGGAAAGGGAATATGACAAATTAAAAGACGAGCAAGGTTTTGCAGGAATACGCACGTTCCCGATAGTCGCGATTGTAGGATTCATTTTGGGAAATTTATCTGTATTGTACACACCTTGGTTAGTCATTATTATTGCTGCTGCATTTTTATTGTTTTTGGCTTTGAGTCATCTTTCTATCGTCCAAAAACATACTATGACAGGTATTACAACCAATTTAGCATTATTTGCTACCCTAATCCTTGGTGTAATGGTTTCTAACCATTTACACAAAGAAGCAGTAGCCACCGCTGTAATTATAGTTACGCTATTATCACTTAAAACAACTTTTCGCTCTTTTATTCAAAATATTACTTCCGAAGAATTATTCGCATTTATTAAATTCTCAATTATTGCCCTTTTAATATTGCCATTTTTACCTAACAAAGATTATGGGTCTGAAGGTTTATTAAATCCCTTTGAAATTGGTTCAATAGTAGTTATTGTATCTTTTTTAAACTTTATTGGTTACTTTTTGGTTAAATACGTCGGTTCTAAACGCGGTATTCTGCTAACGGCTATTTTAGGTGGTCTTATTTCCAGTACCGCAGTAGCCTGGATCTATGCATCACGAAGTAAAGAATCACCAGAACTTTCAAAACAATATGCTGCAGGTATTGTAATTGCTTCAGCTATAATGTTCCCAAGACTTGCCGTATTGGCCTATATTTTCAACAATTCCTTATTGCAGTATTTAGCGCTACCGTTTGGTCTGCTTACCTTAATATGCCTAATAAGTGCACTTATCTTAATAAAAAAGGATTCTGATCGACCAAAAACCGATATCAAATTAGGGAACCCACTTAACATCTGGAACGCCATCGGTTTTGGAGGTATTTATGTAGTCATTCTTTTTGCTGTTTTTTATGGAAATAAATTTTTTGGTGAAAGCGGTTTGTACTACTCGGCAATAATAGCAGGTTTAGCAGATACCGATGCAATAACCATTAATATGTCAAAATTTGCTTCCATAGATAATAAATTGATACTAGCAACAAATGTTATTATAACAGCAACTATTAGCAATATGGTTGTCAAATTAGGAATTGCCTTTTTCAAAGGCTCAAAACTTGCTGGGAAATTAGTAATGCTTGCTTTTGGAAGTGTTATCGTAGTAGGGGTTATATATATTCTGTTCCGCTCGTGGACAAGTTAA
- a CDS encoding 2-hydroxyacid dehydrogenase gives MKTTVFSTHKFEEPYIIKANNDNHNLKMLTSRLSEETAILAAGSTAISIFTGDDASSKVLKKLAALDIKYIALRTAGYNHIDLKKASELGIKVARVPAYSPYAIAEHALALILALNRKIVKAHNRVREQNFSLNGLTGFDLNGKTVGVIGTGKIGAVFVKILHGFGCKIIAQDLIEDEHLIDSYGVRYTDCETICEQADIISLHVPLMPSTRHLINDKHIKLMKKGVMLINTSRGGLVDTKAVIKGLKSSKIGYFGMDVYEEEEGLFFEDHSEDILQDDVIARLMTFNNVLITSHQAFLTETALTNIAETTIYNLDCFEKQTLSGNEITID, from the coding sequence ATGAAAACAACGGTATTCAGCACCCACAAATTTGAAGAACCTTATATTATAAAGGCTAATAATGACAACCACAACTTAAAGATGCTTACATCGCGGTTATCAGAAGAAACAGCTATACTCGCTGCTGGTTCTACAGCTATTAGCATATTTACTGGAGATGATGCTTCAAGTAAAGTGCTTAAAAAACTTGCTGCTTTAGACATTAAATATATAGCACTTCGTACAGCAGGTTACAATCATATTGATTTAAAAAAAGCGTCAGAATTAGGAATAAAAGTAGCTCGTGTTCCAGCCTATTCGCCTTATGCGATTGCAGAACATGCGCTCGCCCTGATATTAGCCTTAAACAGAAAAATAGTTAAGGCCCATAATAGGGTTCGCGAACAAAATTTTTCATTAAACGGACTTACAGGATTTGATCTTAACGGAAAAACTGTTGGTGTTATTGGAACAGGAAAAATAGGGGCTGTATTTGTAAAAATACTTCATGGTTTTGGCTGTAAAATTATTGCTCAAGATTTAATTGAAGATGAACATTTGATAGATAGTTACGGTGTTCGATATACTGATTGTGAAACCATCTGCGAGCAGGCTGATATTATAAGCCTACACGTGCCTTTAATGCCTTCAACAAGGCATTTGATTAATGACAAACACATTAAACTAATGAAAAAGGGTGTAATGCTAATCAACACCAGCCGTGGTGGTTTGGTAGACACCAAAGCAGTTATCAAAGGACTGAAATCAAGTAAGATTGGATATTTCGGTATGGATGTTTATGAGGAAGAGGAAGGTCTATTTTTTGAAGATCATTCCGAAGATATATTACAAGATGATGTCATTGCCCGCTTAATGACTTTCAATAATGTCTTAATAACGAGCCATCAAGCCTTTTTAACTGAAACGGCTTTGACAAATATTGCAGAAACGACTATATACAACTTGGACTGTTTTGAAAAACAAACACTGTCTGGAAATGAGATTACGATCGATTAA
- a CDS encoding universal stress protein, with product MKNILIPTNFSKNCDKAALLGIEMAKLYNSEIHFLHLMKTPVNWVKLDKLKEKRYPETLKQIGIAKEALRALEKIAEREGLKCRTFLQYDAGHADILEHSGHFHHDFIITGSTGTNGVIREMTGSNVEKIVRKANAPVIVVKDEKVTFPFKNIVFVSDFKEDITNAFKQVISIANECEARIHLLRINTETDFNNIELGLNPIKQLLQKFPDLKNFSMAVYNEPSVETGINTFVKQQPVDLITMVTHGKTGFLNLFSKSIAEGVTNHSTLPVMTIHI from the coding sequence ATGAAAAATATACTAATACCCACTAATTTCTCTAAAAATTGTGACAAAGCAGCACTACTAGGTATTGAAATGGCCAAACTATATAATTCTGAAATTCACTTTTTACACCTAATGAAAACCCCTGTAAATTGGGTCAAATTGGATAAATTAAAAGAAAAAAGGTATCCAGAGACATTAAAGCAAATAGGTATAGCCAAAGAGGCTTTGAGAGCGTTGGAAAAAATAGCTGAGCGTGAAGGTTTGAAATGCCGTACGTTTCTTCAATATGATGCAGGACACGCTGATATTTTGGAACATTCAGGCCATTTTCATCACGATTTTATCATCACCGGAAGTACTGGCACCAATGGTGTTATCAGGGAAATGACGGGAAGTAATGTAGAGAAAATTGTACGAAAGGCCAATGCACCTGTGATTGTTGTAAAAGACGAAAAAGTAACATTTCCCTTTAAGAATATCGTATTCGTTTCAGACTTCAAAGAAGATATTACCAATGCATTTAAGCAGGTAATTTCCATTGCTAATGAATGCGAAGCTCGAATCCACTTATTGCGTATTAATACCGAGACAGACTTCAATAATATTGAGCTTGGTTTAAATCCAATTAAACAATTATTGCAAAAATTTCCTGATTTAAAAAACTTCTCAATGGCAGTTTATAACGAGCCTTCCGTAGAAACGGGCATCAATACGTTTGTAAAACAACAGCCTGTGGATTTAATAACGATGGTTACCCACGGCAAAACAGGGTTTTTAAACCTATTTTCTAAAAGCATCGCAGAAGGTGTGACCAATCATTCAACTTTACCTGTAATGACAATTCATATTTAA
- a CDS encoding ATP cone domain-containing protein, whose amino-acid sequence MENEINIVKYSGDSVPFDVYKLINSLRRSQASEELIKQIVEQVQDQLYDGITTKKIYKMAFKMLKGKSRVSASKYKLKKALMELGPTGFPFEKLVGKLFAHEGYTTEVGVIVQGNCVQHEIDVIAQKDNKHYMIECKYHSDQGRFCNVKIPLYIHSRFLDVEKQWERQKGHEAKLHKGGVYTNTRFTKDAIQYGKCVGMLLTSWDYPKGNGLKERIDESGLHPLTALTTMTKAEKTKLLDKGIVLCKELHENPSLLKQIGIDKKRHKKILEDSEALCKST is encoded by the coding sequence ATGGAAAACGAAATAAACATAGTGAAATATTCGGGGGATAGTGTCCCATTTGACGTTTACAAACTCATCAATTCCTTAAGACGTTCCCAAGCAAGTGAAGAATTGATTAAGCAAATAGTTGAACAAGTTCAAGACCAATTATATGATGGAATTACTACTAAAAAAATCTATAAAATGGCATTTAAAATGCTTAAGGGCAAATCACGGGTGAGTGCTTCAAAATACAAACTCAAAAAAGCCTTGATGGAATTGGGACCTACTGGTTTTCCTTTTGAAAAGCTGGTGGGAAAACTATTTGCGCACGAAGGGTATACAACAGAGGTTGGCGTGATTGTACAAGGTAATTGTGTGCAGCACGAAATAGATGTGATAGCGCAAAAAGATAACAAACATTACATGATTGAATGTAAATATCATAGCGACCAAGGACGATTTTGTAATGTGAAAATTCCATTATATATCCACTCAAGATTTTTGGATGTTGAGAAACAATGGGAACGTCAAAAAGGCCACGAAGCTAAACTTCATAAAGGAGGTGTGTACACGAATACGCGATTTACAAAAGATGCGATACAATATGGAAAATGTGTTGGAATGTTATTGACAAGTTGGGATTATCCAAAGGGAAATGGGCTTAAAGAACGAATAGATGAGTCTGGCTTACACCCACTAACCGCTTTAACAACTATGACCAAAGCCGAAAAAACAAAGCTATTAGATAAAGGCATTGTACTCTGCAAAGAGCTTCACGAAAATCCTTCGTTACTAAAGCAAATAGGAATTGATAAAAAAAGACACAAAAAGATTTTAGAAGATTCTGAAGCACTATGTAAAAGCACTTAA
- a CDS encoding MBL fold metallo-hydrolase RNA specificity domain-containing protein, whose protein sequence is MKNNKINIHFLGAAGTVTGSKYLVDTGDRKILIDCGLFQGLKELRLKNWEYPPVKVSEIDIVLLTHGHLDHTGYLPRLVKQGFNGPIYATNPTLDIAKIILNDSGKIQEQEAERANKEGYSKHSPAEPLYDLKDVEKTIPHFKGVPQAQWIPLFDGIRARFQYNGHILGATYIELDVHGKRFVFSGDIGRTNDLLLYPPLKPKKADVLFIESTYGGRFHPDEVEAIPQIEKLVKDTVNRGGSLFVPSFSVERAQLMMLIFWKLLKENKIPKVQMIMDSPMGASVLELFHRTRDWHRLEDNECDEMCSHFTVVSSYRETMELRTDNKPKIVIAGSGMLTGGRMLNYLETQAQNPNNTLLFVGYQAEGTRGRKLLEGKKELKVYGKWVPFKMQVAEIEGLSAHADHKELMDWMSKIKNKPERIFIVHGENEGAEALQKGIKETYGWDAQIPQLYTIEEIE, encoded by the coding sequence ATGAAAAATAATAAAATAAACATCCACTTTTTGGGCGCAGCAGGTACAGTAACCGGTTCAAAATATTTAGTGGACACCGGAGATAGAAAAATACTAATTGACTGCGGACTTTTTCAAGGGTTAAAAGAATTACGCCTTAAAAACTGGGAATATCCGCCAGTAAAAGTTTCAGAGATTGATATAGTATTATTAACCCACGGCCATTTGGACCATACTGGATATCTGCCAAGGTTAGTAAAACAAGGATTTAACGGCCCTATTTATGCCACTAACCCAACGTTGGACATCGCAAAAATCATACTTAATGATAGTGGTAAAATACAGGAACAGGAAGCCGAACGCGCCAATAAGGAAGGTTATTCAAAGCATAGCCCAGCAGAACCACTATACGATTTAAAAGATGTTGAAAAGACCATTCCACATTTTAAAGGCGTTCCACAAGCACAATGGATTCCATTGTTTGATGGCATCAGGGCTCGATTTCAATATAACGGACACATTCTTGGTGCTACTTACATCGAGTTGGATGTACACGGAAAACGCTTTGTCTTCTCAGGAGATATTGGAAGAACCAACGATTTACTATTGTATCCACCTTTAAAACCAAAAAAGGCAGATGTTCTTTTTATCGAATCCACTTATGGCGGAAGGTTTCATCCTGATGAAGTGGAAGCTATACCGCAGATTGAAAAATTAGTAAAAGACACCGTTAATAGAGGCGGCAGCCTATTTGTTCCAAGTTTTTCGGTAGAACGTGCTCAACTGATGATGCTTATTTTTTGGAAATTACTCAAGGAGAACAAAATACCAAAAGTACAAATGATAATGGATAGCCCTATGGGAGCTAGTGTATTGGAGCTGTTCCATCGCACGAGAGATTGGCACAGATTAGAAGACAATGAATGTGATGAAATGTGTTCGCACTTTACTGTCGTAAGCAGTTATCGTGAAACTATGGAACTACGTACTGATAATAAACCAAAAATCGTGATTGCAGGAAGCGGAATGCTTACAGGTGGCCGAATGCTCAACTATCTTGAAACACAGGCGCAAAACCCTAATAATACATTGCTTTTTGTGGGTTATCAAGCTGAAGGAACTCGTGGCAGAAAATTGCTGGAAGGCAAAAAGGAACTAAAAGTGTACGGAAAATGGGTGCCTTTTAAAATGCAGGTAGCTGAAATTGAAGGTCTCTCGGCACACGCTGACCACAAAGAGCTTATGGATTGGATGAGTAAGATAAAAAACAAACCCGAACGGATTTTTATAGTTCACGGCGAAAATGAAGGTGCTGAAGCACTTCAAAAAGGCATTAAAGAAACCTATGGTTGGGATGCTCAAATACCACAATTGTACACTATTGAAGAAATAGAATAA
- a CDS encoding thymidine phosphorylase family protein: MEQHSNILKYKHLGIYTQNENVVYMREDCHVCISEGFEALTRIRISNTSTSIVASLNILNSDILMPNEIGLSDAASKKLNVSENETLYVSHLEPIESLSHVRAKIYNQKLNYNAYSEIITDIVEGNYSNIHLSAFITACAGDRMDINEISDLTKAMIASGKQLNWNKEIVVDKHCIGGLPGNRTTPLIVAIVAAYGLTMPKTSSRAITSPAGTADTMEVMTNVTLSLEEIKAVVEKEGGCFVWGGTAQLSPADDVLIKIEKALDIDSEGQLIASVLSKKAAAGSTHVIIDIPVGETAKVRSAETAQQLKEHMETVGKAVGLKVKVVITDGTQPVGRGIGPTLEAIDILKVLKNEADAPKDLLERALFLAGELLELSGKVEKGKGRETAQKVIESGKAYEKFITICKAQGRFSKPVLAPYKIEIKAEKPGVLDRIDNRKIAKLAKLSGAPQSKSAGISLNVHLNDKIEKDQLLYTLYAESKGELNYAMEYKNNHNDIITII; this comes from the coding sequence ATGGAACAACACTCAAATATATTAAAATACAAACATCTCGGAATCTATACGCAAAATGAGAATGTGGTGTATATGCGGGAAGATTGTCACGTCTGTATTTCAGAAGGTTTTGAAGCATTGACCCGAATTAGAATATCCAATACAAGCACCTCGATAGTTGCAAGTCTCAATATTTTAAATTCAGATATTCTGATGCCCAATGAAATTGGACTATCGGATGCTGCATCAAAAAAACTGAACGTTTCCGAAAATGAAACCTTATATGTTTCACACTTAGAACCTATTGAGTCTTTAAGCCACGTAAGGGCAAAAATCTATAATCAAAAACTGAATTATAACGCTTATAGCGAAATTATAACCGATATCGTTGAAGGCAATTATTCCAATATCCATCTTTCCGCATTTATAACTGCCTGCGCTGGTGACCGCATGGATATAAATGAAATATCCGACCTTACCAAAGCAATGATCGCTTCTGGGAAGCAATTGAATTGGAACAAAGAAATTGTGGTAGATAAGCATTGTATTGGCGGATTACCTGGCAATAGAACAACGCCATTGATAGTTGCCATCGTTGCTGCTTACGGACTTACAATGCCAAAAACTTCTTCGCGAGCCATCACTTCGCCAGCAGGTACGGCAGATACTATGGAAGTAATGACCAATGTGACGCTTTCTTTGGAAGAAATAAAAGCTGTAGTCGAAAAAGAAGGTGGATGTTTTGTCTGGGGCGGTACGGCTCAATTAAGTCCCGCAGATGATGTGCTGATAAAAATTGAAAAAGCCCTTGATATTGATAGTGAAGGGCAGCTTATAGCATCGGTACTTTCAAAAAAAGCGGCGGCAGGATCCACACATGTTATTATTGATATTCCTGTGGGAGAAACCGCCAAGGTACGCAGTGCGGAAACCGCACAGCAATTGAAAGAACATATGGAAACCGTGGGCAAAGCTGTTGGTCTAAAAGTGAAAGTTGTGATTACAGATGGTACGCAACCAGTTGGAAGAGGTATTGGTCCTACATTAGAAGCCATCGATATATTAAAGGTCTTAAAAAATGAAGCTGATGCACCCAAAGACCTATTGGAAAGAGCGTTGTTTTTGGCAGGGGAATTATTGGAACTTTCTGGAAAAGTTGAAAAAGGAAAAGGAAGAGAGACTGCACAGAAAGTAATCGAATCTGGAAAAGCTTATGAAAAATTTATCACCATTTGTAAAGCACAAGGTCGCTTTTCAAAACCTGTTTTAGCGCCCTATAAAATCGAAATTAAAGCAGAAAAACCTGGAGTTTTAGACCGAATAGATAATAGAAAGATTGCAAAACTCGCCAAGCTTTCAGGTGCACCTCAATCTAAATCGGCAGGAATTTCACTGAATGTCCATTTAAACGACAAAATTGAAAAAGACCAATTGCTGTACACGCTTTATGCAGAATCCAAAGGCGAACTTAATTATGCTATGGAGTATAAAAACAACCACAACGATATTATAACCATAATTTAA
- a CDS encoding ribose-phosphate pyrophosphokinase: MKTILFSLPGNEELTELLAMKMDAEVGKATFRKFPDGESYTRILSDVKDKCVVLVCTLHEPDEKLLPLYFLSHTAKSLGAMCTCLVAPYLAYMRQDKVFNEGEGITSGFFGKLISGFADSITTVDPHLHRISSLGEVYHIPNKVIHAANAISEWIKENIENPVLIGPDSESEQWVSEVAKNAGVPFTVLQKVRHGDRDVEVSVPDVEKYKNATPILVDDIISTARTMIETVKHLKKAGMKPPICVGIHAVFSGNAYQDLLDSGAEKIVTCNTIPHPSNAIDLSDIMAKEVKKLMHHI, encoded by the coding sequence ATGAAAACAATATTATTCAGTCTTCCTGGAAACGAAGAACTCACAGAACTTTTGGCAATGAAAATGGATGCCGAAGTCGGCAAAGCTACGTTTCGAAAATTCCCTGATGGAGAATCCTATACACGTATATTATCTGACGTAAAGGATAAATGTGTCGTATTGGTCTGCACCTTGCACGAACCAGACGAAAAATTGTTACCGCTCTACTTTTTGAGCCATACGGCAAAATCGCTCGGAGCTATGTGTACCTGTTTGGTAGCACCCTATTTGGCATATATGCGGCAGGATAAAGTTTTTAATGAAGGCGAAGGCATTACTTCTGGTTTCTTCGGAAAATTGATTTCAGGTTTCGCCGATAGCATTACCACAGTTGACCCTCACTTGCACAGAATAAGTTCTTTGGGCGAAGTTTATCACATCCCAAACAAAGTCATTCACGCAGCCAATGCTATTTCAGAATGGATAAAGGAAAACATCGAAAACCCAGTACTTATAGGTCCCGATTCTGAAAGTGAGCAATGGGTATCGGAAGTTGCCAAAAATGCAGGAGTACCTTTTACTGTGTTGCAAAAAGTGCGTCACGGTGATCGTGATGTAGAGGTTTCGGTTCCAGATGTGGAAAAATATAAAAACGCCACACCTATTTTAGTAGATGACATAATCTCAACTGCACGCACAATGATTGAGACTGTGAAACACCTAAAAAAAGCAGGAATGAAACCACCTATATGCGTTGGTATTCACGCAGTTTTTTCGGGTAATGCCTATCAGGATTTATTGGATTCGGGAGCGGAAAAAATAGTAACTTGTAATACCATTCCGCATCCTTCAAATGCTATTGATTTGAGCGATATTATGGCAAAAGAAGTTAAGAAGTTAATGCACCATATATGA